Proteins encoded within one genomic window of Paenarthrobacter sp. JL.01a:
- a CDS encoding HAD-IA family hydrolase gives MRKSPTAAAAAPPYDAVILDLDGVVTNTAVVHFAAWQEAYEAIIHDPRYPPDGSRAPFTPNDYYALVDGRPREQGLIELMASRGVRLPRGTPQDAGGEWTAVGLGAWKNKAFLKRLQVSGVQIFPGTGRFLENLKAAGVATALVTSSRNATPVLAAANLSESFSVVIDGRISASLALPGKPAPDTFLEAARRLDVSVRRAVVVEDAVAGVLAASRGGFGLVVGIDRHGDRAELEAAGADVVVNDLAELDLGLVMRDPWLLIYEGMDPEHEGHREALTTLGNGYMGVRGAASETNRTTRYAGMYLAGLYNRVQSTIGEEAVVEEHLVNLPDCLPLDLRLDGAPWWSGGGLEILHERRVLNMEKAVLSRHLLLQAPDGRHLQLEETRFVSMESPHILAIRTRLTPRDWSGDIHITAGINCLVRNSNLPEPPLDSQVHLIDRTVPGSQATAPVLAVEVETTQSQVRVAMAATVDVPGSVGVMESREGLHFRSFQARSSEESPVTVDRIIAVATSKDRATSSASSSAAAALSGSGGDFEELLRLHKASWRRVLLPFRVELDAPVQVQLVLNLHLFHLLQTLTPHTTELDVGVPARGLHGEGYRGHVFWDELFVLPVLNTRIPEISKALLDYRWRRLPAARRAAVAKGLAGALFPWQSGSDGTEETPNWLYNPRSGQWVPDYSHLQVHAGLAVAFNAWQYFEATNDVSWFLCHGAELLVEIARCFASLAVYDPSHRRYHIRGVVGPDEYHTWLPGQDGPGLDDNAYTNVMAAWVCGKAAETTAMFSGHEVNELLDRTGVSKRERAHWRRLSRAMYVPFNNDGLISQFEGYERLQELDWDGYRQEYDNIERLDLILGAEGDDVNRYKLAKQADVLMLPYLFGCSGLITVLDQLGYRMTEAQLARTVEYYLARTAHGSTLSRVAHASVLAAVDPDRAWESYREALDADLDDTQHGTTKSGIHLGAMAGTVDVIQRTFAGLRMDRSGITFTPNLPHGLNALSFSVKAKGHWLDVTLGTDRIRVTSSPGSAPPLRIQVHDQTLMLPAGESRSFKLRPRSQAGSP, from the coding sequence ATGCGGAAGTCACCCACGGCGGCAGCAGCCGCCCCACCCTACGACGCAGTGATCCTGGACCTGGACGGCGTGGTGACAAACACCGCGGTCGTCCACTTCGCAGCCTGGCAGGAGGCATACGAGGCGATTATCCATGATCCTCGCTACCCGCCGGATGGAAGCCGGGCCCCTTTCACGCCCAACGACTATTACGCCCTGGTTGACGGCAGGCCCCGGGAACAAGGGCTGATCGAGCTGATGGCGTCAAGAGGAGTCCGGCTTCCCAGAGGAACCCCACAGGATGCCGGAGGTGAGTGGACCGCCGTCGGGCTTGGGGCCTGGAAGAACAAGGCCTTCCTGAAACGGCTGCAGGTTTCCGGTGTGCAGATTTTCCCAGGCACCGGCCGGTTCCTGGAGAACTTGAAAGCGGCAGGTGTTGCCACCGCATTGGTGACTTCCAGCCGCAACGCCACGCCTGTCCTTGCCGCGGCCAACCTGTCGGAATCCTTCTCGGTGGTCATTGACGGCCGTATCTCCGCATCGCTGGCTCTGCCAGGCAAACCGGCCCCCGATACATTTCTGGAAGCAGCCCGCAGGTTGGACGTGAGTGTCCGACGCGCGGTAGTGGTTGAAGACGCAGTGGCGGGTGTACTGGCGGCGAGCCGGGGAGGATTCGGACTTGTTGTAGGCATTGACCGGCACGGGGACCGGGCCGAACTGGAAGCTGCCGGCGCCGACGTTGTTGTCAACGACCTCGCTGAGCTCGACCTGGGCCTCGTGATGCGGGATCCATGGTTGTTGATCTATGAAGGAATGGACCCTGAACATGAAGGCCACCGCGAAGCCCTGACCACGCTTGGGAATGGATACATGGGGGTTCGGGGGGCAGCGAGCGAAACCAACAGGACCACCCGATACGCCGGAATGTACCTTGCCGGACTGTATAACAGGGTCCAATCCACGATCGGCGAGGAAGCAGTGGTGGAAGAGCACCTGGTCAACCTTCCGGACTGCCTTCCCTTGGACCTGCGCTTGGATGGGGCACCCTGGTGGTCCGGGGGCGGTCTGGAGATATTGCACGAACGGCGGGTCCTCAACATGGAAAAGGCCGTCCTGAGCCGGCATCTGCTGCTTCAAGCACCCGACGGGAGACACCTGCAACTTGAAGAAACCAGGTTCGTATCCATGGAATCCCCGCACATCCTTGCTATCAGAACGCGATTGACACCCCGTGATTGGAGCGGGGACATCCATATCACCGCTGGTATCAATTGCCTCGTACGCAACAGCAACCTGCCCGAACCCCCTCTTGATTCCCAGGTCCATTTGATCGACAGGACCGTCCCTGGATCGCAGGCAACCGCCCCGGTCCTGGCTGTAGAGGTGGAGACTACCCAGAGCCAGGTTCGCGTGGCCATGGCGGCTACGGTTGATGTGCCAGGATCCGTTGGCGTAATGGAAAGCCGGGAGGGTTTGCACTTCCGTAGCTTCCAGGCCCGGTCCTCGGAGGAAAGCCCGGTCACGGTGGATCGGATCATCGCGGTGGCGACTTCCAAGGACCGTGCGACCTCCTCGGCCAGCAGTTCCGCTGCCGCTGCCTTGAGCGGATCCGGAGGTGACTTCGAGGAGCTGCTGCGCCTTCACAAAGCTTCCTGGCGGCGGGTCCTCCTGCCCTTCAGGGTGGAGCTTGACGCGCCTGTGCAGGTTCAGCTCGTGTTGAACCTGCATTTGTTCCATCTCCTGCAGACCCTGACTCCACACACAACCGAACTCGACGTCGGGGTTCCGGCGCGAGGGCTGCACGGCGAGGGATATCGCGGGCACGTATTTTGGGATGAGCTGTTTGTCCTCCCGGTCCTGAACACGCGCATACCGGAAATCTCCAAGGCCCTCCTGGACTACCGTTGGCGGCGGCTGCCTGCCGCGCGCCGGGCCGCCGTCGCAAAGGGCTTGGCCGGTGCGCTGTTCCCTTGGCAGAGCGGCAGTGACGGTACGGAAGAGACACCGAATTGGCTCTATAACCCGCGCTCAGGGCAATGGGTTCCCGATTATTCACACCTACAAGTCCACGCCGGACTCGCAGTGGCGTTCAACGCATGGCAATACTTCGAAGCCACGAACGATGTCTCCTGGTTTCTGTGCCATGGTGCTGAACTCCTGGTCGAGATCGCCCGCTGCTTTGCCTCCCTGGCCGTCTATGACCCCAGCCATCGCCGTTATCACATCCGGGGCGTAGTGGGACCGGATGAATACCACACCTGGTTGCCCGGACAGGATGGGCCTGGCCTGGACGACAACGCGTACACGAACGTCATGGCAGCGTGGGTATGTGGCAAGGCCGCGGAAACCACTGCAATGTTCTCCGGCCATGAAGTGAACGAGCTTCTGGACAGAACTGGCGTCAGCAAACGCGAGCGGGCACACTGGCGCAGGCTGTCACGGGCCATGTATGTCCCGTTCAATAACGACGGATTGATCAGCCAGTTCGAGGGCTATGAACGGTTGCAGGAGCTGGACTGGGATGGCTACCGGCAAGAGTACGACAACATAGAACGCCTGGACCTCATCCTGGGGGCGGAAGGCGATGACGTAAACCGCTATAAGCTCGCCAAGCAGGCGGACGTTCTCATGTTGCCCTATCTGTTTGGTTGTTCAGGCCTCATCACGGTGCTTGACCAATTGGGTTACCGAATGACAGAGGCACAGCTTGCGCGGACCGTTGAGTACTACCTCGCCAGGACAGCCCACGGCTCAACACTCAGCAGGGTGGCGCACGCCTCCGTCCTGGCCGCCGTGGACCCGGACCGGGCCTGGGAAAGCTACCGCGAGGCACTGGACGCGGACCTGGACGATACCCAGCACGGTACTACCAAATCCGGTATTCATCTCGGTGCAATGGCGGGGACGGTGGACGTCATACAGAGAACTTTCGCCGGGCTGCGAATGGACCGTTCCGGCATCACCTTTACACCCAACCTGCCGCACGGACTCAACGCACTGTCCTTTTCTGTGAAGGCGAAGGGACATTGGCTGGACGTCACTCTGGGGACGGACAGGATCCGGGTCACCTCATCGCCGGGCAGCGCTCCTCCGCTCCGTATCCAAGTCCATGACCAGACGCTGATGCTGCCGGCCGGTGAGAGCCGAAGTTTCAAGCTGCGCCCGCGCTCGCAGGCAGGTTCGCCGTGA
- a CDS encoding zinc-dependent alcohol dehydrogenase family protein has product MRAWWVSEPGKIEGRPLKMGRREDPKPGPGEVLLRVDVCGVCRTDLHLAEGDLPPRHANVVPGHEAVGTVIESFNGGRFSPGDRIGVAWLGETCERCPYCRRGQENLCIAPTFTGWDRDGGFAELMTVNEDFAYALPDRFTDEQAAPLLCSGIIGYRALERAALPSGGRLGIYGFGGSAHLTAQVAISQGASVYVMTRSGPARELALSLGAVYAGDAYDMPPVYLDSAILFAPVGDLVPVALRALDRGGTLAIAGIHLTDIPSLNYENELFHERQIRSVTANTRADGTAFLALAAVIGLAPTVTAYDFTEADRALEDLAKDRVTGAAVLKIH; this is encoded by the coding sequence ATGCGCGCATGGTGGGTCAGTGAGCCGGGGAAGATTGAAGGCAGGCCCTTGAAGATGGGCCGACGGGAGGACCCGAAACCCGGTCCCGGGGAGGTGCTTCTTCGGGTTGACGTATGTGGCGTCTGCCGCACGGACCTCCACCTTGCCGAGGGCGATCTTCCCCCTCGGCACGCGAACGTGGTCCCCGGCCACGAAGCCGTCGGGACAGTGATTGAAAGTTTCAACGGAGGCCGTTTCTCTCCCGGAGACAGAATCGGCGTCGCGTGGCTCGGAGAAACCTGCGAGAGATGTCCATATTGCCGGCGCGGCCAGGAAAACCTCTGCATAGCGCCAACATTCACCGGGTGGGACCGGGACGGCGGCTTCGCTGAACTTATGACGGTGAATGAGGATTTCGCCTACGCTTTGCCGGACAGGTTCACCGATGAACAGGCTGCGCCGCTTCTGTGTTCAGGGATCATCGGGTACAGGGCGTTGGAAAGGGCTGCCCTGCCGTCTGGAGGTCGGCTGGGCATCTATGGTTTTGGCGGGTCCGCGCACCTGACCGCTCAAGTCGCCATCAGCCAAGGTGCATCCGTCTATGTCATGACACGTTCCGGACCTGCCCGGGAACTGGCATTGAGCCTCGGAGCGGTGTACGCAGGCGACGCCTACGACATGCCGCCCGTTTACCTGGACTCAGCCATCCTCTTTGCTCCCGTGGGCGATCTGGTCCCGGTCGCGCTCCGGGCCTTGGATCGCGGAGGAACGCTGGCCATTGCCGGCATTCACCTCACCGACATCCCGTCCCTCAACTATGAAAATGAACTGTTCCATGAGCGGCAGATCCGCAGCGTCACTGCCAACACCCGGGCCGACGGCACTGCTTTCCTGGCGCTGGCAGCAGTGATCGGCCTGGCTCCAACCGTCACTGCCTATGACTTCACGGAAGCGGACCGGGCGCTGGAGGACCTGGCCAAGGACAGAGTCACAGGAGCTGCTGTGCTGAAGATCCACTGA
- the ppsA gene encoding phosphoenolpyruvate synthase, whose protein sequence is MDSAHEASLASAHVLWFEKTGIGDIFRVGGKNASLGELTQALRTRGVKVPDGFATTVDAYRQFLALNGLEKVISGCLDAYRSGDSTLREAGDAIRQAILAAEIPPGTAASIRESYIQLCRRTGEANVAVAVRSSATAEDLPDASFAGQQETYLNVSGIDAVLEACRKCYASLFTDRAISYREIKNFGHLDVALSVGIQRMVRSDAGASGVMFSIDTESGFPRCVVISATWGLGETVVQGTVNPDKYQVFKPFLVDRGLVPIIQREVGSKEQKLIYSQDGNSGTLMVKTTRHEQKALVLSDAEVLTLARWAVAVEEHYGRPMDMEWAKDGTTGELFMVQARPETVQTQRQGTTFNMYHLHGQGRVLTVGAAVGDAIAAGTVSRVLETADIDSFVDGSILVTRMTDPDWVPVMKRAAAIVTDHGGPTSHAAIISRELGVPAIVGTGNATQVLKPGSPVTVSCSEGEQGRVYEGALDYDAEEVDTGTLPATQTQLMVNIGSPAAALRWWRLPAAGVGLARMEFIINNLIRVHPMALVHPERVTDDGEAAAIASLWSNHRTPHDYFIDVLATGIAKIAATFHPKPVVVRLSDFKSNEYGHLIGGRFFERPEENPMLGFRGASRYYSTAYREAFALECRALKRVRETAGFNNVIVMVPFCRTVQEGEMVLEVMAKNGLVRGQNGLEIYMMCEIPSNVVRAAEFARLFDGFSIGSNDLTQLVLGIDRDSEQLSDLFDERDPAVTAMISQAIREAHKAGIKIGLCGQGPSNHPDFAEFLVGEEIDSISLNPDTFLRTLPLIADAEFRWL, encoded by the coding sequence ATGGATTCGGCACATGAAGCTTCGTTGGCCAGCGCCCACGTTCTTTGGTTTGAGAAAACCGGGATAGGAGACATCTTTAGGGTAGGCGGCAAGAATGCGTCGCTGGGTGAATTGACTCAAGCTCTCCGCACCAGAGGGGTCAAAGTACCCGACGGGTTTGCCACTACTGTGGATGCATACCGGCAGTTCCTGGCCCTGAACGGCTTGGAAAAAGTGATCAGCGGGTGCCTCGACGCTTACCGTTCCGGGGACTCCACGCTTCGCGAGGCCGGCGACGCCATACGGCAGGCCATCCTGGCAGCGGAGATCCCACCCGGGACTGCTGCGTCGATCAGGGAAAGCTATATCCAACTGTGCCGACGGACAGGAGAAGCCAACGTGGCGGTGGCTGTCCGGAGCAGTGCCACGGCAGAGGACCTCCCGGATGCCAGCTTTGCCGGCCAGCAGGAAACCTACCTCAACGTCAGCGGTATCGATGCGGTCCTCGAGGCGTGCAGGAAGTGCTATGCGTCTTTGTTTACAGACCGTGCCATCAGCTACCGCGAGATCAAGAACTTCGGGCACCTCGATGTGGCTCTTTCGGTTGGCATACAGCGAATGGTTCGTTCCGATGCGGGCGCGTCCGGGGTCATGTTTTCCATCGACACGGAATCAGGTTTCCCGCGCTGTGTGGTGATAAGCGCCACGTGGGGGCTTGGAGAGACAGTAGTGCAGGGCACAGTCAACCCCGATAAATACCAGGTCTTTAAGCCGTTTCTCGTCGACCGGGGTCTGGTTCCGATCATTCAGCGGGAAGTGGGCAGCAAGGAGCAGAAGCTGATTTACAGCCAGGACGGCAACTCCGGGACCCTGATGGTGAAAACGACCCGCCATGAGCAGAAAGCCTTGGTCCTCAGTGATGCCGAAGTGCTGACGCTCGCCCGCTGGGCCGTAGCAGTGGAGGAACACTATGGACGCCCCATGGACATGGAATGGGCCAAAGACGGGACCACCGGTGAACTGTTCATGGTGCAGGCCCGCCCCGAAACCGTTCAAACCCAACGCCAAGGGACAACGTTCAATATGTACCACCTGCATGGCCAGGGCCGCGTCCTAACGGTGGGCGCGGCCGTGGGGGATGCGATTGCAGCAGGAACAGTGTCCCGCGTCCTCGAAACGGCGGATATCGATTCCTTCGTTGACGGTTCCATCCTGGTGACCCGCATGACAGACCCCGACTGGGTGCCTGTCATGAAACGGGCGGCCGCCATAGTCACCGATCATGGCGGACCAACCAGCCATGCGGCCATCATCAGCAGGGAACTGGGTGTTCCGGCCATCGTTGGGACGGGAAACGCAACCCAGGTTCTAAAGCCGGGTTCGCCTGTCACGGTGTCCTGTTCCGAAGGCGAACAGGGGCGTGTATACGAAGGCGCTTTGGACTACGATGCCGAGGAGGTGGACACCGGCACGCTCCCGGCAACACAGACCCAGCTGATGGTTAACATCGGCAGCCCGGCAGCGGCGTTGCGGTGGTGGCGGCTTCCGGCAGCGGGCGTCGGGCTTGCCCGCATGGAGTTCATTATCAACAATCTCATTCGTGTCCATCCCATGGCGCTGGTACATCCGGAGCGAGTGACCGACGACGGTGAAGCGGCTGCCATCGCGTCCCTGTGGTCAAACCACCGGACGCCGCACGACTATTTCATTGACGTCCTTGCTACGGGCATTGCCAAAATCGCGGCAACGTTCCATCCCAAACCCGTGGTGGTGAGGCTCAGCGACTTCAAGAGCAACGAATACGGCCATCTGATCGGCGGACGGTTCTTTGAACGCCCGGAGGAGAATCCCATGCTGGGCTTCCGCGGAGCGTCCCGTTATTACAGCACTGCGTATCGGGAAGCCTTCGCCTTGGAATGCCGGGCATTGAAACGGGTCCGTGAGACAGCGGGCTTCAACAATGTCATAGTCATGGTGCCGTTCTGCCGGACGGTACAAGAAGGGGAAATGGTCCTGGAAGTCATGGCGAAGAACGGTTTGGTGCGCGGCCAGAACGGCTTGGAAATCTACATGATGTGCGAGATCCCGTCCAACGTGGTCCGCGCTGCTGAGTTCGCCAGGCTCTTTGACGGATTCTCCATAGGTTCCAACGACCTCACCCAGTTGGTCCTTGGCATCGACCGGGACTCGGAACAACTCAGCGACCTCTTTGATGAACGGGACCCGGCCGTGACCGCGATGATTTCCCAAGCGATCCGCGAAGCCCATAAAGCGGGCATCAAGATCGGCCTGTGCGGCCAAGGACCGAGCAATCACCCGGACTTCGCTGAGTTCCTGGTCGGTGAAGAGATTGATTCGATTTCGCTCAACCCTGACACCTTCCTCCGAACCCTGCCGTTGATCGCTGACGCTGAATTCCGTTGGCTGTAA
- a CDS encoding 6-phosphofructokinase gives MKTLGILTSGGDCPGVNAVIRGAVLAGVRAGHYGFVGFLDGWSGVLNNNAVPLTIESVRGMSRLGGTMLGTSRTNPITPGGVPAVIASLERRHVDGLIAVGGEGTLAAAWILGEAGGKIVGVPKTIDNDLSATDYTFGFDTAVQTATEAIDRLRTTGESHHRCMIAEVMGRNAGWIALHAGMAAGAHAILIPERRASLAQAAAWVLSARDRGRAPLVVVAEAYVPSGQDAPYSPRGLDTFGRQRLGGIGFLLEEQLHELTGIECRATVLGHIQRGGAPTAFDRVLATRLGMAAVRAAAAGEWGVMVSLRGTDITTVDLAAAIGELHTVPEDRYLEAEALFG, from the coding sequence GTGAAGACCTTGGGCATTCTGACCAGCGGCGGCGACTGTCCCGGCGTTAATGCCGTGATCCGGGGAGCAGTCCTGGCCGGGGTTCGCGCCGGGCATTATGGCTTTGTGGGTTTCCTTGACGGTTGGAGCGGCGTGCTCAACAACAACGCCGTTCCCCTAACGATTGAATCGGTCAGGGGTATGTCGCGCCTGGGCGGAACAATGTTGGGAACATCACGGACTAATCCCATCACGCCAGGGGGAGTGCCGGCGGTGATCGCGTCCCTGGAACGCCGGCACGTGGATGGTCTGATTGCGGTGGGCGGAGAAGGCACCCTTGCTGCTGCCTGGATCCTGGGAGAGGCCGGCGGCAAGATTGTGGGCGTCCCTAAGACCATCGATAACGATCTCAGTGCAACGGACTACACCTTCGGGTTTGATACTGCTGTGCAGACGGCAACCGAAGCGATCGATCGGCTGCGGACCACCGGAGAGTCCCACCACAGGTGCATGATTGCCGAGGTCATGGGGCGCAATGCCGGCTGGATCGCCTTGCACGCAGGCATGGCCGCTGGAGCGCATGCCATTTTGATTCCCGAACGCCGGGCGAGCCTGGCGCAGGCGGCGGCTTGGGTCCTGTCAGCCAGGGACCGGGGAAGGGCGCCCTTGGTCGTGGTGGCAGAGGCCTACGTTCCCTCTGGCCAAGATGCCCCGTACTCCCCGCGCGGACTCGATACGTTTGGCCGTCAGCGTTTGGGCGGCATTGGTTTCCTCCTGGAGGAGCAGCTTCACGAACTGACGGGCATCGAATGCAGAGCCACAGTCCTGGGACACATCCAGCGTGGTGGAGCACCCACAGCATTCGACAGGGTCTTGGCAACCCGGTTGGGGATGGCGGCTGTCCGTGCAGCAGCCGCCGGGGAGTGGGGTGTCATGGTTTCCTTGCGGGGCACGGATATCACCACTGTTGACCTTGCCGCCGCAATTGGTGAACTGCACACCGTCCCGGAGGACCGGTATCTGGAGGCTGAAGCGCTGTTCGGCTGA
- a CDS encoding Hsp20/alpha crystallin family protein, with protein sequence MTELTKWLDSRRSPMELIERLFDGDSSVGGIKVEEMVDGNTLVVRAELPGIDPEKDAEITISDGGLTIRAERQEKTEHKEKDSYRSEFRYGSFARRIPLPDGVKEGDVTASYKDGVLEVRAPIPEKAAAASPSKVQITRS encoded by the coding sequence ATGACAGAGCTGACAAAGTGGCTTGATTCGCGTCGCTCACCGATGGAGCTGATCGAGAGATTGTTCGACGGCGACAGCAGTGTCGGGGGGATCAAAGTTGAGGAAATGGTTGACGGTAATACGCTGGTGGTCCGTGCTGAACTGCCCGGCATCGACCCGGAAAAAGATGCGGAAATCACCATTTCCGACGGCGGTCTGACCATCCGGGCCGAGCGACAGGAAAAGACCGAGCACAAGGAGAAGGACAGCTACCGCTCGGAATTCCGGTACGGCTCCTTCGCCCGCCGGATACCTTTGCCCGACGGGGTGAAGGAAGGAGATGTGACCGCTTCCTACAAGGATGGTGTCCTCGAGGTTCGGGCACCTATCCCGGAAAAGGCGGCGGCAGCCTCCCCCTCAAAGGTCCAGATCACCAGGAGTTGA
- a CDS encoding cation-translocating P-type ATPase, producing MTLSGSSGLPRTWLLGAPEVVLGMAEEAPVYRELANRLASSGFRTLALALAGGKDVDVAAGVPSPPGASPVLLVTFRESVRSDAASTLDYFRQQGVQIKIFSGDDPRTVGLLAGRLGLAGLPACDATNLPEAPEALASCVQDNAVFGRVGPQQKKELVQALQRKGHTVAMTGDGVNDIPALKIADLGIAMDSAAPATKAVARMVLLDGRFSRLPGIVAEGRRAINNMERVSMLFLSKTAYATVLALACGILLQPYPFLPRQLSAVDGLTIGLPAFFLALLPSSRRYLPGFLGRSLSFAVPAGIITATAILGVNTYASLSGGYSLLTIRSATTIALTIIGSWILAVTARPLNAAKVLVLAGSYAGMAAVMGLGFLRDFFLLEWPPPDLLLVSVLTALVAVAAVELLGRRVAFGRHGADVTFASGRPAGSVEAS from the coding sequence GTGACGCTTTCCGGCAGTTCGGGCCTACCCCGGACATGGCTGCTGGGCGCTCCCGAGGTTGTTCTTGGCATGGCGGAAGAGGCGCCGGTATACCGTGAGCTCGCCAACAGGTTGGCATCATCCGGTTTCCGGACTCTGGCTTTGGCACTGGCCGGAGGGAAGGACGTAGACGTTGCCGCCGGGGTTCCGTCTCCCCCCGGCGCATCGCCGGTCCTGCTGGTTACGTTCCGGGAATCGGTGCGGTCAGATGCCGCTTCAACGCTGGACTACTTCCGCCAGCAAGGCGTACAGATCAAGATCTTCTCCGGCGACGATCCCCGCACAGTGGGACTCCTTGCCGGAAGGCTTGGACTCGCCGGGCTCCCTGCCTGTGACGCCACCAACCTCCCTGAGGCTCCGGAAGCCTTGGCATCCTGCGTCCAGGACAATGCCGTCTTCGGCCGCGTCGGTCCGCAACAGAAGAAGGAGCTGGTCCAGGCCCTTCAAAGGAAGGGGCATACCGTTGCCATGACGGGAGACGGCGTCAATGACATCCCCGCGCTCAAGATCGCTGATCTGGGCATCGCGATGGACAGTGCCGCCCCGGCAACGAAGGCGGTAGCACGCATGGTTCTACTTGATGGCCGGTTCAGCCGCCTGCCGGGGATCGTGGCCGAGGGCCGGAGGGCCATCAACAACATGGAACGGGTCTCGATGCTTTTCCTCAGCAAGACGGCCTACGCCACTGTCCTGGCCTTGGCCTGCGGTATTTTGCTGCAGCCCTACCCATTCCTCCCCCGCCAGCTGTCTGCAGTGGATGGCCTCACCATCGGGTTGCCGGCATTCTTCCTGGCGCTCCTTCCCAGCAGCCGCCGTTACCTCCCGGGCTTTCTCGGACGCTCCCTGTCTTTCGCTGTCCCCGCAGGAATCATCACGGCCACAGCCATTCTTGGGGTCAACACCTATGCGTCCCTCAGCGGCGGGTACAGCCTTCTGACAATCCGCTCGGCCACCACCATTGCCCTGACCATCATTGGATCGTGGATCCTGGCTGTGACCGCCCGGCCCCTGAACGCAGCGAAGGTGCTGGTCCTGGCAGGAAGTTATGCGGGAATGGCGGCGGTGATGGGACTTGGGTTTCTGCGTGACTTCTTCCTGCTCGAGTGGCCTCCACCTGACCTGCTGTTGGTTTCAGTCCTGACAGCGCTGGTGGCAGTTGCCGCCGTCGAACTTCTGGGACGCCGCGTGGCCTTTGGAAGACACGGCGCGGACGTGACTTTCGCCTCTGGAAGACCGGCAGGGTCCGTGGAAGCCTCCTGA
- a CDS encoding YegP family protein: protein MSGHFEVFIDAYSHFRFRLIGPRGNTLLESGPYEDKQAVAVAIFDVRECAGTGLVEDHSTKPLPRSPSVSGPAPRPASAVSTGGRTALKRVSMAGTMHPDAMTHRT, encoded by the coding sequence ATGTCCGGACATTTCGAAGTTTTCATCGATGCCTATTCCCACTTTCGGTTCCGCCTTATTGGCCCCAGGGGAAACACCTTGCTCGAGTCCGGCCCGTACGAGGACAAACAGGCAGTAGCCGTCGCAATCTTCGACGTGCGCGAGTGTGCAGGCACCGGCTTGGTCGAAGACCACAGCACCAAGCCGCTTCCACGGTCGCCCTCGGTGTCAGGGCCCGCACCACGCCCCGCGTCGGCGGTCAGCACCGGTGGCCGCACCGCATTGAAACGTGTCTCCATGGCGGGCACCATGCATCCAGACGCCATGACGCACAGAACCTAA
- a CDS encoding HAD-IC family P-type ATPase, with product MEGLTHSEVALRIDRGLNSDAQIPASRSLRAIIQANVLTLFNGLVFTAFAMLLVLGHWQDALFGLAAVGNIIIGVAQECRAKRTLDSLAILHAAPATVIRDGSEQVIPGRDIVQDDLVVLGSGDQLWADAVLLGHGSLEVDESLLTGESEPVHKRSGEPLLSGSLVVSGSGFARVTTVGLGTFAQRIAAEAKRFSLVNSDIRAGINKVLKVIAWLVLPLSGLVLNSQMVQHGGWNPAFASGDWKQGVVPAVASTIAMIPLGLVLLTSVAFAVGAIRLAGLRVLVQELAAVEVLARVDVLCLDKTGTLTDGRMVFDAVHMLAPEEEYPDWRDALESFGTTERTNATTQALGKAFPSRSVQHLSPQYLLILRGAGAP from the coding sequence ATGGAAGGTCTAACCCATTCGGAAGTCGCACTCCGCATCGACCGTGGCCTCAACAGTGATGCGCAAATACCAGCCAGTCGCAGCCTGCGTGCCATCATCCAGGCGAATGTCTTGACGCTCTTCAACGGCTTGGTTTTTACGGCCTTTGCGATGCTGCTCGTTCTGGGCCATTGGCAGGATGCACTATTTGGACTCGCCGCGGTTGGAAACATCATCATCGGAGTGGCCCAGGAGTGCCGGGCCAAACGGACTCTGGACAGCTTGGCGATCCTGCATGCTGCACCGGCGACCGTGATTCGGGACGGGTCAGAGCAGGTGATCCCCGGCCGCGACATTGTGCAAGATGACCTGGTGGTCCTGGGCTCCGGCGACCAGCTGTGGGCGGACGCCGTCCTCCTTGGCCATGGAAGCCTGGAAGTGGATGAATCGCTGCTGACGGGAGAATCGGAACCCGTGCACAAGCGCAGCGGCGAGCCCCTGCTGTCGGGGTCCTTGGTGGTTTCCGGTTCGGGGTTCGCCCGGGTTACGACGGTGGGTCTGGGGACCTTTGCCCAACGTATCGCAGCGGAAGCCAAACGCTTCTCACTTGTCAACTCCGACATACGCGCCGGAATCAACAAGGTCTTGAAAGTCATTGCATGGCTTGTCCTTCCCCTTTCAGGGTTGGTTCTCAATTCACAGATGGTGCAGCACGGCGGCTGGAATCCGGCTTTTGCGTCCGGCGACTGGAAGCAAGGCGTGGTGCCTGCCGTCGCCAGCACCATCGCGATGATCCCCTTGGGATTGGTCCTGTTGACGAGCGTGGCGTTCGCCGTGGGGGCCATCCGGCTCGCGGGCCTGCGAGTCCTTGTCCAAGAGCTCGCCGCTGTAGAAGTCCTGGCGAGGGTTGACGTCCTATGCCTTGATAAGACCGGGACGTTGACCGACGGCCGTATGGTTTTTGACGCGGTTCATATGCTGGCCCCGGAGGAAGAATATCCGGATTGGCGCGACGCCTTGGAATCCTTTGGCACAACCGAACGCACAAATGCCACAACCCAAGCCTTGGGCAAGGCCTTTCCATCGCGAAGCGTGCAACACCTTTCACCTCAGTACCTTTTGATCCTGCGCGGCGCTGGAGCTCCGTGA